In one Chelmon rostratus isolate fCheRos1 chromosome 7, fCheRos1.pri, whole genome shotgun sequence genomic region, the following are encoded:
- the slitrk3a gene encoding SLIT and NTRK-like protein 3 — MLWVTLLSTIALGWTTPIPLLEDSEEIDEPCFEPCYCEVKEGIFHVHCDSKGFTNVSQISQIWSRPFKLNLQRNSMRKLYFNSFLHLNNAISINLGNNALQDIHAGAFNGLGILKRLFLHENKLEVFRNDTFLGLESLEYLQADYNVIKRIESGAFRHLHKLRVLILNDNLIPVLPNYLFRSVSLTHLDLRGNRLKTLPYKGTLEYVGRSLMEIQLEENPWNCVCEIVQLKTWLERIPYTALVGEITCEYPFHLHGKDLREIKRSELCPLLSDAEIEAKLGIPRVPFSNENTWPTKPSSMLSSFHNTASSVEYKERAVKPTKRPRPTKNPPTPRSIYPGMNQPPIAGYQTRPPIPIICPAGCTCNLHINDLGLTVNCKEKGFHNISDLLPRPLNAKKLYLSGNLIQKIYRSDFWNFSSLDLLHLGNNRISYVQEGAFINLPNLKSLYLNGNDIERLTPGMFRGLQMLSYLYFEYNVIREIQPNSFSLMPNLQLVFLNDNLLRSLPTDAFAGTNLARLNLRNNYFLSLPVHGVLEHLTSIVQIDLHQNPWDCSCDIIPLKQWLEKLSSVIVVGDVICKTPEFAFGKDLRSLEVEVICPELKYSSGPSPALPGGDDLTTGSSEMGEAGGRGAVPLSVLILSLLILFISAVFVAAGLFAFVLRRRKKLPFRKRSEVDLTGIQMQCRIFEDPPRQSSAANTGTPEKPTPSMHTHTHTSHTHAHGHVYDYIPHPVTQMCNNPIYKPREGEIAEEDRAQFSEKKDNGSSSNSNYRTLLEKEREWTLAVSNSQLNTIVTVNHTTADMAGFHENGGLCPTVIDSQRPTPTVGFVDCLYGTVPKLKDMHVAHAHPPGMQYPDLQQDARLKETLLFTAGKGCYPDPSQSDYLELRAKLQTKPDYLEVLEKSYRF, encoded by the coding sequence ATGCTGTGGGTTACCTTGCTGAGCACCATAGCCTTAGGATGGACCACCCCGATCCCACTACTAGAGGACTCCGAGGAGATCGACGAGCCCTGCTTCGAGCCCTGCTACTGCGAGGTCAAAGAGGGCATCTTCCACGTCCACTGTGACAGTAAAGGATTTACAAATGTCAGCCAGATCTCCCAGATATGGAGTCGGCCCTTCAAGCTCAATCTGCAGAGGAACTCCATGCGGAAGCTTTACTTTAACAGCTTCCTCCATCTCAACAATGCCATATCCATTAATCTGGGTAATAACGCCTTGCAAGACATCCACGCTGGAGCGTTCAATGGCTTAGGAATACTCAAACGGCTGTtcctgcatgaaaacaaactagAAGTTTTCCGGAATGACACCTTTTTGGGGTTGGAGAGTTTAGAGTATCTCCAGGCGGACTACAATGTTATCAAACGGATTGAAAGCGGTGCATTCAGGCACCTCCACAAATTGAGAGTGCTCATACTAAATGACAATCTGATCCCCGTGCTCCCAAATTATCTTTTCCGGTCGGTGTCACTCACACATCTGGacctgagaggaaacagactAAAGACACTGCCGTATAAGGGCACGCTGGAGTACGTTGGGAGGAGCTTAATGGAAatccagctggaggagaacccctggaactgtgtgtgtgagattgtcCAGTTGAAAACGTGGCTGGAGCGAATCCCTTACACTGCTCTGGTTGGTGAGATCACATGTGAGTACCCATTCCACTTACATGGGAAAGACTTACGGGAAATCAAGCGCAGTGAGCTCTGTCCGCTGCTCTCCGATGCAGAGATTGAGGCCAAGCTGGGAATTCCTCGGGTCCCTTTCAGCAATGAGAACACATGGCCTACGAAACCTTCCTCCATGCTGTCCTCCTTTCACAACACCGCCTCTTCTGTGGAATACAAGGAAAGAGCTGTCAAGCCCACCAAACGACCTCGGCCCACAAAGAACCCCCCAACCCCTCGTAGCATCTACCCAGGCATGAACCAGCCCCCCATTGCTGGCTACCAAACAAGGCCTCCCATCCCAATAATTTGTCCGGCTGGATGTACTTGCAACCTTCACATCAATGACCTGGGGCTAACAGTGAACTGTAAAGAGAAAGGCTTTCACAACATCTCTGATCTCCTGCCTCGGCCCCTCAATGCCAAGAAATTGTATCTCAGTGGGAACCTAATACAGAAAATCTACCGTTCTGATTTCTGGAACTTCTCAAGTTTGGATTTACTGCATTTAGGGAATAATCGGATATCCTACGTCCAGGAGGGCGCTTTTATCAACCTTCCAAACTTGAAAAGTTTATATCTGAATGGGAATGACATTGAGCGACTCACCCCTGGGATGTTTAGAGGGCTTCAGATGTTGAGTTATCTGTACTTTGAGTATAATGTCATACGTGAGATACAGCCTAACTCCTTCTCCCTAATGCCAAACCTCCAGCTGGTTTTCCTTAATGACAACCTGCTACGCTCCCTCCCCACTGACGCCTTTGCCGGCACAAACCTTGCACGCCTCAACCTCCGCAACAATTACTTCCTTTCCCTGCCTGTGCACGGCGTTCTTGAGCATCTGACCTCCATTGTCCAGATTGATCTCCATCAGAACCCCTGGGACTGTTCCTGCGATATCATCCCCCTCAAGCAGTGGCTAGAAAAGCTCTCCTCCGTAATTGTGGTTGGAGATGTCATCTGCAAGACACCCGAGTTTGCTTTTGGGAAGGACCTGCGTTCCCTGGAGGTGGAGGTCATCTGTCCTGAGCTCAAGTACTCTTCAGGCCCCTCACCGGCCCTGCCTGGTGGGGATGACCTCACCACTGGGAGCTCTGAGATGGGGGAGGCAGGTGGGAGAGGGGCCGTCCCACTTTCTGTCCTCATCCTCAGCCtgctcatcctcttcatctctgctgtgtttgtggctgccGGGCTTTTTGCCTTTGTTCTCCGTCGCAGGAAGAAGCTGCCCTTCAGGAAACGATCTGAGGTCGATCTGACGGGGATCCAAATGCAATGCAGGATTTTCGAGGACCCGCCGAGGCAGAGCAGTGCCGCTAACACTGGCACACCAGAGAAACCGACTCccagtatgcacacacacactcacacaagtcACACACACGCCCACGGTCACGTTTATGATTACATCCCCCACCCTGTGACTCAGATGTGTAACAACCCCATCTATAAGCCTCGAGAGGGGGAGAttgcagaggaggacagagcgCAGTTTTCAGAGAAGAAAGACAATGGCAGcagtagcaacagtaactacAGAACCTTgttagagaaagagagagagtggacCCTGGCCGTCTCCAACTCTCAACTCAACACCATCGTTACAGTCAACCACACAACGGCTGACATGGCAGGATTTCATGAGAATGGAGGGCTCTGCCCTACAGTGATTGACAGTCAGAGGCCCACGCCTACGGTGGGCTTTGTAGACTGTTTGTATGGGACAGTGCCCAAACTAAAGGACATGCATGTGGCGCATGCGCACCCACCAGGCATGCAGTACCCCGATTTGCAGCAGGATGCACGGCTGAAGGAGACATTGCTTTTCACGGCGGGGAAAGGCTGCTACCCCGACCCGTCACAAAGCGATTACCTCGAGTTAAGGGCCAAACTTCAAACCAAGCCGGATTACCTCGAAGTCTTGGAAAAATCTTATCGGTTTTAA